The Hippoglossus hippoglossus isolate fHipHip1 chromosome 10, fHipHip1.pri, whole genome shotgun sequence DNA segment ATGtttccactgtctgtttgtcagcaggatgatgCAACaactgctgaacagatttccatggaACTTGGTCGAAGGATGGGAAATGAGCCAACTAGGGACATTAAACTGTTTGGCTGCATTTGTATCTTGCATCAAAATATTCAGACAAAGATCACCAGGTGAACACTAGAACGCGGCTTGGGACAACCTGATTATTGAGCAGTGAAATCTAACCCAGTCTGACCACGACCTGAAAGGCATTCCTTTCTTTGTGTCCAAAACAAACCCGAGCCTGATGCTTTCCCCGTTTGCAGTGCAGTGAAAAAAAGCCCAGCTACAATGCTCCTTGCTGCAGTCGTACACTATGCTATGATGGAACCCACAGCTTTCCCTATTCCCATTCCATGGCCCAGTGCTCACCCAGCTCTTTCAGGGGCTTCTCCATGTCCAGTTCGGTGTAGACGTGTCGGGGATATGGCGAGAGCAGCGTGAAGTCCTGACCCTCAGGTGTGTTGCCGTTCACCTGCACGTAGACGCGCACCGCCGCCAGTGGCTCCTGGGCCTTGAAGACTGTCGTTATGGTTGAGCCGTCCAGCAGACGTACCTGTGAAGAGCGATATTTTCATCAGTTTGACTAACACTAAAAACTTGGTCTAAACTAATGATGGGTCCTAAGGCTGTACCTGTATCCTGGACATATCATAATCCCTCTTAGTGAGCGGAGGACCCTGACTGGTGGGTGATGATGGGCTGGGCTGGGCAGGCTGGGACGATGTAGCCGCGCTCTGGGGCCCTCCAACTCCAAACTAGACAGGACAAAAAAATCAACCGTCATCCAAGTTACTGGTTTCATCAAAAGTGAAAATAGAACGAAATGGGAAGTGAACAAGATTAAAGGAAAAGGGAATTACACTAATGACAGCGTTACCTTTTGCGCTCGCTCCTCTCGGTCTCGTGCAATCTTGTCTTTAACCCTTTGcctgacagaaaataaacataagcAACACAATGACATTGAGAATATGATTGAAAAGATTTGTAACCTTTGGGAGTTTAGTGAAAATGTTGGTTCATACTGGCTACATTGGTCCTGAGCCATAAGTTTCTTAGCTGACACATTGCTATGAGCTTCCCACCATGAATTTTCTCAAATGGGATTATTCCTACTTTTATctaagatataaaaataaaacagcattcAAGGCTGATTATCAGACTATCATCaattggcctttttttttttacatctttctcTTTGGCCTCCTTGCGGtcatgaaaatattttcaaacaaGTGGAAACATTGGCTCATTGAGGTCATTTAACTACGGCTGGTTTATTAAACCTACCCTTGCTTACtcagatgtttttaatgaagATGTTACCTCGCCATTTtgtcctccatcttctctttcATGCGCTGGTCGGCTAACTTCTTCATATCATCGTCCTGGATTTTCTGGCGGATTTGCTGCAGTTCTTGGCCCTGCCTCCTCCGGTACTTCTCCCTATCCACCTCTTCTGcccgctctcgctctctcctctccgcctGCTTCACCCGCATCAGCTCTTCGAGCCTGAAAGAGACGAGAGTTTAATTACAAAGAGGCTCAGGCTTTCTCAAATTGTTCCCAGTCTACCTACACAGTTACTCTCTGGTTATATTTTTGTAGATAAAAGGTCATGGCCAACATCTGAAAATCTGCATGATCAGTAAAAGCAACTGTTAGTGCACTCTGACCTCTTAACTTGCTcaagtttctcctcctctgacattGACTGCTTTGAACTGTCGTCCTCCTCATTGTAGAGCATATCTCCACCTGTTGTCAGTAAAGCCAAAACAAATGGACACGAGAAAGACCACATAATATTAAGTTCAGTGAAAATAAACAGCGACAGCCACGTAATTTTACCGAAGCTATTTAAAAGATTATTTTCCCTTTACAGATAGAAATGACATGTTAAGGAACAAGTGACAAAAATACGTGGTccatatgaataaaaaatactCTTTCACATTGTATATAAAATCTATTAAGAaactctataaataaaataaccaaTTGGATTATGTCTGATTATGTCTAATCATGTGAGTACCTGGCAAATTAAGAATCTgttgcaaacacacagaaatacagtgCACAATGATCTCATAACCAGCACCCAGAAATATCAGAAGATAGTTACCATGGTACAAatatcttaaaaaatatatgacgGTAGACTAATTCGTAATGTCCAAAGTTACGTGTCGTCATACAGTTCATATCTAAAGTaggtattttgttttaatggtggTGTCTGGCATGTTTCCATCTTATTATCAGGGCAATTCCTGCCCTCAAAAAGCCCAACATTACTGACCTTCAGTGGCGTCAGCTAGTGTGGGCTGCTCTGTGCTCGTCTGGCTTTCTGCATCTCCTCCCAGGACAGTGGCCACAGGCGGCACATAGGGCTCATCGATGTCAGGGTCGTTCTCATGTTCCATTAACCTGCAGGAAGCACATCACAAGACGAAAGGAGAGGGCTGAACTGTTGTGAATCCCTCAAACAGGAGAACACAGGGGAATAAGAGGCACTGGGTGGCTCTACAGGGACGTGTGGAACTGGACTGGGGCACTGAGGTTTAGAAAAACTGGAGCAGCTGTGTTATTTGCTTTCTGTCTGACTCACCAGTCCATGGCCTGTTCTATCCCCTGGTTTCCTGTGTTTGCCACTGCCTTCTCcctacagacacagagacaacaggACATGCAGGGTCACTGTGGCGTTTCACTTGAAATCACATGAACCAGGAACCAGTTATTGGATGTGTCGTCACTCACGCTCTGTTTCTCTCGAAGCCCATCTCCAGCAGGCTCTCTAGTGTTGTTAACTCTGCCATTTTGACCTGAAACAGATGGTAAACACGCCACCACAATCACTGGGGTTTCATTATTAACATGTGGCCATATTGTTACCGTGCCGGtgataaaaaggaaaatcataATATCACAGACTTCAGCACAACACATTTTCTCTGGCTCAGCGCTTTGTAGAGGATTATGTCTCTAGTTGAAGCTTTTCAATATCATAACCAACGTAGAGATGGGAGCTAAAATTAGCATCAATGTGGCTAACGTTGAGATTACG contains these protein-coding regions:
- the ubxn1 gene encoding UBX domain-containing protein 1, with the protein product MAELTTLESLLEMGFERNRAEKAVANTGNQGIEQAMDWLMEHENDPDIDEPYVPPVATVLGGDAESQTSTEQPTLADATEGGDMLYNEEDDSSKQSMSEEEKLEQVKRLEELMRVKQAERRERERAEEVDREKYRRRQGQELQQIRQKIQDDDMKKLADQRMKEKMEDKMARQRVKDKIARDREERAQKFGVGGPQSAATSSQPAQPSPSSPTSQGPPLTKRDYDMSRIQVRLLDGSTITTVFKAQEPLAAVRVYVQVNGNTPEGQDFTLLSPYPRHVYTELDMEKPLKELGLVPSAVLVVIKK